The following proteins are encoded in a genomic region of Brachypodium distachyon strain Bd21 chromosome 1, Brachypodium_distachyon_v3.0, whole genome shotgun sequence:
- the LOC104582169 gene encoding testis-specific gene A8 protein-like, whose product MVALRAPVTPGSAALLVSTHAFLHGTVGGESPLPLLPALVGESVLGGLCRSAKPRKTPRADGAVGARGIAMTRGIAAVDDEAAATPGAAPGVSAAAAPAAAPEAAAAGPLAVVIGVVAAVAPETTAGVATPELPADVPRAAAAAGVDVAAGEDTTAAAVDVAAAAAYALDRRTIRDASSLSSSSSSIGTTSWDAASWPASSSRDWREGPLISDSPPLSSSTCFPRGAGGGARGVRVGVSSINPHSL is encoded by the coding sequence ATGGTGGCGCTACGGGCCCCAGTAACGCCGGGGTCAGCAGCGCTGCTGGTGTCCACCCACGCCTTCTTGCACGGCACAGTGGGCGGGGAGtcgcccctccccctcttgccagCGCTCGTCGGCGAGTCGGTTCTTGGGGGGTTGTGCCGGAGCGCGaaaccccggaagaccccccgagcggacggcgccgtgggtgcccgtgggATTGCCATGACCCGAGGCATCGCGGCAGTTGACGACGAGGCTGCCGCGACGCCAGGGGCTGCCCCCGGTGTAagtgccgccgcggccccggcCGCTGCTCCtgaggcagccgccgccgggccgcTGGCGGTCGTCATcggggtggtcgccgccgtggccccAGAGACCACAGCGGGTGTGGCCACCCCGGAGCTGCCGGCGGACGTcccgagggcggcggccgccgcaggGGTGGATGTCGCTGCTGGGGAAGATACCACCGCAGCTGCCGTGGACgtagccgcggccgctgcgtaCGCCCTTGATCGCCGCACGATCAGGGAcgcgtcgtcgctgtcctcatcgtcgtcatcCATAGGGACGACTTCCTGGGACGCCGCAagctggcccgcctcgtcgtccagagactggagggagggcccgCTGATCTCtgactcgcccccgctctcctcaagcacctgcttcccgcgaggcGCTGGCGGGGGAGCACGAGGCGTCCGAGTGGGGGTATCATCCATCAATCCCCACTCGTTgtag